TAGAAGGCTACGCCAACTCTGTCTCTAAACTACGTACTGATGAGCGGCAAAACTTATTCAGCCAGCAATACCGTCATCAGCTCAATGGCTATAACGGCATCGAGATCCTTCACCAGCATGCGCGTCACCTTCCCTCTGATGACCCACTCAAACAAATCCAATACCTTGATATAAAGACATGGCTACCAGGTGATATTCTCACCAAAGTTGATCGCGCTAGCATGGCAAACTCACTCGAAGTCAGGGCCCCATTGCTCGACCATGAATTTGTTGAGTGGGCGTTTTGTATTGATAGCAGAGATAATATCAGGCGGAACGAAGGTAAATACGCGTTCAAAAAATCTCTCGAATCCCACGTCAGTAATGACATCCTCTATCGTCCGAAAATGGGATTTAGTATGCCCATCTCGCACTGGTTCAGAACCAGTTTGCAGCCTAACCTGCACAAGCATGTTCTGTCTGAATCAATGTTTGACAGTGGTTTTTTCAATGTCGACTGGCTTAAAAAAATGGTTCACGATCATCAGCACGGTTACCGTGATCATGGTGCTTCGCTCTGGTGTCTATTAATGTTTTCGCAATTTATGGTGAGGCAATAACATGAAACTACTAACCATCACCACCCTATATCCCAACGCTACTGATCCCAAACATGGGGTATTTGTCGAAAACAGGCTAAGGCATCTTCGCCAACACTATCCAGATGTCGAATGTACCGTTATTGCCCCGGTCCCCTGGTTTCCCTTTCGCCATGGCGTTTTTGGCCAGTATAGTCAATATGCATCCGTGCCCAGGGTTGAACAACGTTACGGCATCACTGTCTACCATCCACGCTATGTGGTTGTCCCCAAAGTGGGGATGCAATTGACCCCCCATACCTTGACAAGGTGCCTGAAGAAACAAATCAGTACCCTGCTCCAACAAGGGCTGGAGTTTGACTTGATTGATGGCCACTATTTTTTTCCCGATGGTGTTGCTATCGCCAATGTCGCTGAACAGATCAATAAACCCTTTACGGTTACCGCGCGTGGTACAGACATTAACCTGATCCCTCAATTCCCTGGTCCATTACGCCAAATCAAGCATGTGTTACAACGCAGCAGCCATAACCTAGCTGTCTGTGAAGCCCTTCGCCAAACCATGATTATGCACGGGGCGGAACCTGCAAAAACCTCCACAGCACGAAACGGTGTTGACTTGAATGTGTTCCGCTTTGCGAATCAAGAGAAACAACACGCGCTCAGAGAAAAATTGGGACTACCATGCGAAGGGCCCATCTTTATTTCTGTCGGCTTGTTAATCAAACGAAAGGGACATCACCTGGTTATCGAGGCAATGCAGTC
This Photobacterium gaetbulicola Gung47 DNA region includes the following protein-coding sequences:
- a CDS encoding glycosyl transferase, group 1 (COG0438), coding for MKLLTITTLYPNATDPKHGVFVENRLRHLRQHYPDVECTVIAPVPWFPFRHGVFGQYSQYASVPRVEQRYGITVYHPRYVVVPKVGMQLTPHTLTRCLKKQISTLLQQGLEFDLIDGHYFFPDGVAIANVAEQINKPFTVTARGTDINLIPQFPGPLRQIKHVLQRSSHNLAVCEALRQTMIMHGAEPAKTSTARNGVDLNVFRFANQEKQHALREKLGLPCEGPIFISVGLLIKRKGHHLVIEAMQSHPTARLLIAGTGPEHNNLKQLANKLRLSNRVTFLGALSQPELADYFGACDLSVLASDREGWANVLLESMSCGTPVVATNIWGTPEVVQTPNAGLLVERNRKDIARGITELLANLPSRQSTRFYAEQFSWDETSHLLYQLFTRLTSPCPATSKPTQGATVHEDKETQL